In Mycolicibacterium mucogenicum DSM 44124, the following are encoded in one genomic region:
- the mqo gene encoding malate dehydrogenase (quinone), with product MSNANVAGSAQTDVVLVGAGIMSATLGALIRLLEPEWSITMIERLDGAAAESSDPWNNAGTGHSALCELNYTPQNSDGTIDIKKAVNVNEQFQVTRQFWAYAVENGVLPDVKSFLNPIPHVSFVHGADSIDYLRKRRETLVTNPLFSTMEYIDDKDEFARRLPFMAEQRDFSDPVALNWTTDGTDVDFGSLSKQLIGFAAQRGMETLFGHEVTNLSKQSDGSWKLNVVNRRTGDRQKINAKFVFLGAGGGALHLLQKAGIPEAKGFGGFPVGGAFLRTDNQDLTVKHQAKVYGQASVGAPPMSVPHLDTRIINGQSWLLFGPFAGWSPKFLKQGSITDLPLSVKPNNLASMLGVGVTELGLVKYLLEQLALSEGERVDSLREFAPSAVDSDWELDVAGQRVQVIRRKGIGGVLEFGTTVLTAEDGRIAGLLGASPGASTAVPAMIEVLERCFGDRYQTWLPKLKEMVPSLGVSLSGEPKLYREVWDWGTKVLKLDQPA from the coding sequence GTGTCGAATGCAAACGTAGCTGGGAGCGCACAGACCGACGTCGTCCTCGTGGGCGCGGGGATCATGAGCGCGACCCTCGGCGCACTGATCCGGCTGCTCGAGCCGGAGTGGTCCATCACCATGATCGAGCGCCTCGACGGCGCCGCCGCCGAGAGCAGCGATCCGTGGAACAACGCGGGCACCGGCCACTCGGCGCTGTGCGAGCTGAACTACACGCCGCAGAACTCCGACGGCACCATCGACATCAAGAAGGCCGTCAACGTCAACGAGCAGTTCCAGGTGACGCGCCAGTTCTGGGCGTACGCCGTGGAGAACGGTGTCCTGCCCGACGTCAAGAGCTTCCTGAACCCCATCCCGCACGTCAGCTTCGTGCACGGTGCCGACAGCATCGACTACCTGCGCAAGCGGCGCGAGACGCTGGTGACCAACCCGCTGTTCTCCACCATGGAGTACATCGACGACAAGGACGAGTTCGCCCGCCGGCTGCCGTTCATGGCCGAACAGCGCGACTTCAGTGACCCGGTCGCACTGAACTGGACCACCGACGGCACCGACGTCGACTTCGGTTCGCTGTCCAAGCAGCTCATCGGGTTCGCCGCGCAGCGCGGCATGGAGACGCTGTTCGGGCACGAGGTGACCAACCTCAGCAAGCAGTCCGACGGCAGCTGGAAGCTGAACGTCGTGAACCGGCGCACTGGCGACCGGCAGAAGATCAACGCCAAGTTCGTGTTCCTCGGCGCCGGTGGCGGTGCGCTGCACCTGCTGCAGAAGGCCGGTATCCCGGAGGCCAAGGGCTTCGGTGGCTTCCCGGTCGGCGGCGCGTTCCTGCGCACCGACAACCAGGACCTGACGGTCAAGCACCAGGCCAAGGTGTACGGCCAGGCATCGGTCGGCGCCCCGCCGATGTCGGTGCCGCACTTGGACACCCGCATCATCAACGGCCAGTCGTGGCTGCTGTTCGGGCCGTTCGCCGGCTGGTCGCCGAAGTTCCTCAAGCAGGGCTCGATCACCGACCTGCCGTTGTCGGTCAAGCCCAACAACCTCGCGTCGATGCTCGGCGTCGGCGTCACCGAACTGGGCCTGGTGAAGTACCTGCTCGAGCAGCTGGCCCTCAGCGAGGGTGAGCGCGTCGATTCGCTGCGCGAATTCGCCCCCAGCGCAGTCGATTCCGACTGGGAGCTGGATGTCGCGGGACAGCGCGTGCAGGTGATCCGCCGCAAGGGCATCGGTGGCGTGCTGGAGTTCGGCACCACGGTCCTGACCGCCGAGGACGGCCGGATCGCCGGTCTGCTCGGTGCGTCGCCGGGTGCCTCCACCGCGGTGCCGGCCATGATCGAGGTGCTCGAGCGCTGCTTCGGCGACCGCTACCAGACCTGGCTGCCCAAGCTCAAGGAGATGGTGCCGTCGCTGGGCGTGAGCCTGTCGGGCGAACCCAAGCTGTACCGCGAGGTGTGGGACTGGGGGACCAAGGTACTCAAGCTCGACCAGCCGGCCTGA
- a CDS encoding magnesium chelatase subunit D family protein, with product MTYPFSALVGQDQLRLALILCAVRPDIGGVLIRGEKGTAKSTAVRGLAEVLAAVDAEARLVELPIGATEDRVVGSIDLQKVLRDGEHAFSPGLLARAHGGVLYVDEVNLLHDHLVDVLLDAAAMGRVHIERDGVSHSHEARFMLVGTMNPEEGELRPQLLDRFGLTVDVYASRDVDVRVEVIRRRMSYEADPAGFAERYAVDDAELAGRIAKARAAVASVSLPDNELRRIAALCAAFDVDGMRADLVVARTAVAHAAWRGASAVDAEDVRVAAELALPHRRRRDPFDDPGLDPQQLDDAMAQAEAESQSQSEPDPDPDPPGGGISADSSEEAAPQGNSAGPGSASRPSAPPSATFRTRALVVPGVGEGAPGRRSRARNRTGTPISATDDAQAGHGVHVFGTLLAAADRRPQAGRLHVAPTDVRHAIREGREGNLVIFVVDASGSMAARDRMSAVSGATLSLLRDAYQRRDKVAVVTFRGAEATLLLPPTSSVHIASRRLARFDTGGKTPLAQGLLAARDVVLREKTRDRARRPLVVVLTDGRATGGPDPLGRTRTAAGLLVAEGAAAVVVDCETSYIRLGLAQQLAGQLGAPAVQLAQLRADNLARVVRAGQAAA from the coding sequence GTGACCTATCCGTTCAGCGCGCTGGTGGGCCAGGACCAGCTCCGGCTGGCGCTCATCCTGTGCGCGGTGCGTCCCGATATCGGCGGCGTGCTGATCCGCGGCGAGAAGGGCACGGCGAAATCGACCGCGGTGCGTGGTCTGGCCGAAGTGCTGGCCGCCGTGGACGCCGAAGCCCGCCTGGTGGAGCTGCCCATCGGCGCCACCGAGGACCGCGTGGTCGGATCGATCGATCTGCAGAAGGTGTTGCGGGACGGCGAACATGCCTTCTCGCCCGGTCTGCTGGCCCGCGCGCACGGCGGTGTGCTCTACGTCGACGAGGTGAACCTGCTGCACGACCATTTGGTCGACGTGCTGCTGGATGCCGCCGCGATGGGCCGGGTGCACATCGAGCGCGACGGTGTCTCGCATTCGCACGAGGCGCGATTCATGTTGGTGGGCACCATGAATCCCGAGGAGGGCGAGCTGCGTCCGCAGCTGCTCGACCGCTTCGGACTCACCGTCGACGTCTACGCCTCCCGGGACGTCGACGTCCGGGTCGAGGTGATCCGGCGCCGCATGTCGTACGAGGCCGACCCGGCCGGTTTCGCCGAGCGGTACGCCGTCGACGACGCCGAGCTGGCCGGCCGGATCGCCAAGGCCCGCGCCGCGGTGGCATCGGTGTCGTTGCCGGACAACGAGTTGCGCCGGATCGCAGCGCTGTGTGCGGCCTTTGACGTCGACGGCATGCGCGCCGATCTGGTGGTGGCCCGCACGGCGGTCGCCCACGCGGCGTGGCGCGGCGCGTCGGCGGTGGATGCGGAAGACGTCCGGGTCGCCGCGGAACTCGCGCTGCCGCACCGGCGCCGTCGGGACCCCTTCGACGATCCTGGTCTGGACCCGCAGCAGCTCGACGATGCCATGGCGCAGGCCGAAGCCGAATCGCAGTCCCAGTCGGAGCCGGATCCCGATCCCGACCCACCGGGCGGCGGGATTTCCGCAGACAGCTCGGAAGAGGCGGCGCCGCAAGGAAACTCGGCCGGACCCGGCAGCGCATCGCGGCCCAGTGCGCCGCCGTCGGCGACGTTCCGGACCCGTGCGCTGGTCGTGCCCGGCGTCGGGGAGGGTGCCCCCGGCCGGCGGTCGCGGGCGCGCAACCGCACCGGCACCCCGATCTCGGCGACCGACGACGCCCAGGCCGGGCACGGCGTGCATGTCTTCGGCACGCTGCTCGCCGCGGCCGACCGCCGGCCGCAAGCCGGGCGCCTGCACGTGGCTCCCACCGACGTCCGTCACGCGATTCGCGAAGGGCGCGAAGGCAATCTGGTGATCTTCGTGGTCGACGCCTCGGGCTCCATGGCTGCGCGGGACCGCATGTCCGCAGTCAGCGGAGCGACGCTGTCATTGCTGCGGGATGCCTACCAACGCCGCGACAAGGTCGCCGTCGTCACCTTCCGTGGCGCCGAGGCCACGCTGCTGTTGCCGCCGACGTCGTCGGTGCACATCGCGAGCCGGCGCCTGGCCCGTTTCGACACCGGTGGGAAAACGCCACTGGCGCAAGGGCTTCTGGCCGCGCGGGACGTGGTGCTGCGCGAGAAGACGCGGGACCGGGCCCGTCGTCCGCTGGTGGTCGTGCTGACCGACGGTCGCGCCACGGGTGGGCCCGATCCGCTGGGCCGGACCCGGACGGCCGCCGGACTCCTCGTCGCCGAGGGTGCGGCCGCCGTCGTCGTCGATTGCGAAACCTCTTACATTCGACTGGGATTGGCGCAGCAGCTCGCGGGCCAGCTCGGTGCGCCCGCCGTGCAACTGGCGCAGCTGCGCGCCGACAACCTGGCCCGTGTGGTCCGGGCCGGGCAAGCCGCAGCGTAA
- the cobA gene encoding uroporphyrinogen-III C-methyltransferase: protein MTSQHAYLVGLHLSGKKVVVVGAGSVAQRRLPLLIASGADVHVVAPAATPVVEALVDNPDGTGINLTSREFQTDDLDGAWYVLAATDDEAVNAAVVAEADRRRIFCVRADAGLEGSAVTPASFEYDGLTVGVVAGGEHRRSAALRTAIHEALQRGAIGDASEPDSYSGVALVGGGPGDPELITVRGRRLLAHADVVVADRLAPQELLAELGPHVEVIDAAKIPYGRAMAQDAINAVLIDRAKDGKFVVRLKGGDPFVFARGYEEVLACADAGIPVTVVPGVTSAIAVPALAGVPVTHRAVTHEFVVVSGHVAPGHPESLVNWDALAAMRGTIVLLMAVERIELFAKVLLQGGRPAETPVLVVQHGTTAAQQTLQTTLADAAEDIRSEGIRPPAIIVIGDVAAFAGLKKS, encoded by the coding sequence ATGACGTCCCAGCATGCCTACCTCGTGGGGCTGCATCTGTCCGGCAAGAAGGTCGTGGTCGTGGGTGCCGGCAGCGTCGCCCAGCGCCGCTTGCCGTTGCTCATCGCCAGTGGCGCCGACGTCCACGTCGTCGCGCCCGCCGCCACCCCGGTGGTCGAAGCACTCGTCGACAACCCCGACGGCACCGGCATCAACCTCACCTCGCGGGAATTCCAGACCGACGATCTGGACGGCGCCTGGTACGTGCTGGCCGCGACCGACGACGAGGCCGTCAACGCCGCGGTGGTCGCGGAGGCAGACCGTCGCCGTATCTTCTGCGTCCGCGCCGACGCGGGCCTGGAGGGGTCGGCGGTGACCCCGGCGTCCTTCGAATACGACGGCCTGACGGTCGGCGTGGTGGCCGGCGGCGAACACCGGCGCTCGGCGGCGCTGCGCACCGCCATCCATGAGGCGCTGCAGCGCGGCGCCATCGGCGACGCCTCCGAACCCGACAGCTACAGCGGTGTGGCGCTCGTCGGCGGTGGCCCGGGGGACCCCGAGCTGATCACCGTCCGCGGCCGCCGACTGCTGGCCCATGCCGACGTCGTGGTGGCCGACCGGCTGGCCCCGCAGGAGCTGCTCGCCGAACTCGGCCCGCACGTCGAGGTGATCGACGCCGCCAAGATTCCGTACGGCCGGGCGATGGCCCAGGACGCGATCAACGCCGTCCTGATCGACCGGGCCAAGGACGGCAAGTTCGTGGTCCGGCTCAAAGGCGGCGACCCGTTCGTCTTCGCGCGCGGTTATGAAGAGGTGCTGGCGTGCGCCGACGCGGGCATTCCGGTCACCGTCGTACCCGGTGTGACCAGTGCCATAGCCGTTCCGGCCCTCGCCGGTGTTCCCGTCACCCACCGGGCCGTGACCCATGAGTTCGTGGTGGTCAGCGGGCACGTCGCGCCGGGACACCCGGAATCGTTAGTGAATTGGGACGCACTGGCCGCGATGCGCGGCACGATCGTGTTGCTGATGGCCGTCGAGCGCATCGAACTTTTCGCCAAGGTTCTGCTGCAAGGCGGCCGACCTGCGGAAACACCGGTGCTGGTGGTTCAACATGGGACGACGGCGGCGCAGCAGACGCTGCAGACCACGCTTGCCGATGCGGCGGAGGACATCCGTTCGGAGGGCATCCGACCCCCCGCGATCATCGTGATCGGGGATGTGGCGGCCTTCGCAGGGTTAAAGAAATCTTAA
- the cobO gene encoding cob(I)yrinic acid a,c-diamide adenosyltransferase has translation MPQGQPLVVPNDGLTTKARRNAPILAVHTGPGKGKSTAAFGMALRAWNQGFDIAVFQFVKSAKWKVGEEAAFQTLGRLHDEQGVGGPVQWHKMGSGWSWTRRQGSDEDHAAAAVEGWAEISRRLAAEQHDFYVLDEFTYPLKWGWLDIDEVVTTLTERPGTQHVVITGRDAPPQLLDAADLVTEMTKVKHPMDAGRKGQRGIEW, from the coding sequence ATGCCACAAGGACAACCGCTCGTCGTCCCCAACGACGGACTGACCACCAAGGCGCGCCGTAATGCGCCGATCCTGGCGGTACACACCGGCCCGGGCAAGGGAAAGTCCACTGCCGCCTTCGGGATGGCGCTGCGCGCCTGGAATCAGGGCTTCGACATCGCGGTGTTCCAGTTCGTCAAGAGCGCCAAGTGGAAGGTCGGGGAGGAAGCGGCGTTCCAGACGCTCGGCCGCCTGCACGACGAGCAGGGCGTCGGGGGACCGGTGCAGTGGCACAAGATGGGCTCGGGCTGGTCGTGGACCCGCAGGCAGGGCTCCGACGAGGATCACGCCGCCGCGGCCGTCGAAGGCTGGGCCGAGATCTCGCGCCGGCTGGCCGCCGAGCAGCACGATTTCTACGTGCTCGACGAGTTCACGTATCCGCTCAAGTGGGGCTGGCTGGACATCGACGAGGTGGTGACGACGCTGACCGAGCGCCCCGGCACCCAACACGTCGTCATCACCGGTCGCGACGCCCCGCCGCAGCTCCTCGACGCCGCCGATTTGGTGACCGAGATGACCAAGGTCAAGCACCCGATGGACGCCGGCCGCAAGGGCCAGCGCGGCATCGAATGGTGA
- a CDS encoding cobyrinate a,c-diamide synthase — MTTGTATAGAAVPAVVIAAPGSGSGKTTVATGLMGALRRAGYTVSAAKVGPDFIDPGYHALATGRPGRNLDPVLVGADLIGPLYRHGSAGADVTVIEGVMGLFDGRITDQPMSPAPGSTAHVAGLLGAPVVLVVDARGQSQSIAALLHGFSTFDRAVRIAGVILNKVGSPRHEEVLRQACEQAGIPVFGAIPRNSGLEIPSRHLGLVTAVEHGRRAHEAVDVMTELVARHVDIEAVARCAGIGALAPQWAPELESGPPATVALAAGKAFSFGYAEHAELLEMAGARVVAFDPLTDPLPDGTQALVIPGGFPEQFTAELSANAVVREQIAALAAAGAPVHAECAGLTYLVDDLDGHPMCGVLPGSARFTERLTLGYRDAVAMVDSSMHAAGERATGHEFHRTTVEFAEQQPPAWVFRGAGQATVHDGAVRGGVHAGYLHTHPAAHPHSVRRFVSAATKLAG, encoded by the coding sequence GTGACCACCGGCACCGCCACCGCCGGCGCTGCCGTCCCGGCGGTCGTGATCGCGGCACCTGGGTCGGGCAGCGGCAAGACCACTGTGGCCACCGGGCTGATGGGTGCCCTGCGCCGCGCCGGCTACACGGTGAGCGCCGCGAAGGTCGGCCCCGACTTCATCGATCCGGGCTATCACGCCCTGGCCACCGGCCGGCCGGGCCGCAACCTGGACCCGGTCCTCGTCGGCGCCGACCTGATCGGTCCGCTCTACCGGCACGGCAGCGCGGGTGCCGACGTCACCGTCATCGAAGGCGTCATGGGCCTGTTCGACGGCCGGATCACCGATCAGCCGATGTCCCCGGCGCCCGGGTCGACCGCCCACGTCGCCGGGCTGCTCGGCGCACCGGTGGTGCTGGTCGTCGACGCCCGGGGGCAGAGCCAGAGCATTGCCGCACTGCTGCACGGCTTTTCGACGTTCGACCGAGCTGTGCGGATCGCCGGGGTGATCCTCAACAAGGTGGGCTCACCGCGGCACGAAGAGGTGCTGCGGCAGGCCTGCGAGCAAGCGGGCATCCCGGTGTTCGGTGCCATCCCGCGCAACAGCGGTCTGGAGATTCCGTCGCGGCACCTCGGCCTCGTCACCGCCGTCGAGCACGGCCGCCGGGCGCATGAGGCCGTCGACGTCATGACCGAGCTCGTCGCCCGCCACGTCGACATCGAAGCGGTGGCCCGGTGTGCCGGGATCGGCGCACTCGCACCGCAGTGGGCTCCCGAGCTGGAGTCCGGTCCGCCCGCGACCGTCGCGCTCGCCGCCGGCAAGGCCTTCAGTTTCGGGTACGCCGAGCACGCCGAACTCCTCGAGATGGCGGGCGCCCGGGTCGTGGCCTTCGATCCGCTCACCGACCCGCTGCCGGACGGCACGCAGGCGCTCGTCATACCGGGCGGTTTCCCCGAGCAGTTCACCGCGGAACTGTCGGCCAATGCCGTTGTCCGCGAACAGATTGCCGCGCTGGCGGCCGCCGGCGCACCGGTGCATGCCGAGTGTGCCGGCCTCACCTACCTGGTCGACGACCTCGACGGGCACCCGATGTGCGGCGTGCTGCCGGGTTCGGCGCGCTTCACCGAGCGGCTGACCCTGGGGTACCGGGATGCCGTGGCGATGGTCGACTCCAGCATGCACGCCGCGGGGGAGCGCGCCACCGGTCACGAATTTCACCGCACCACAGTCGAATTCGCCGAGCAGCAGCCGCCGGCGTGGGTTTTCCGGGGCGCCGGGCAGGCCACCGTGCACGACGGGGCCGTCCGCGGCGGCGTGCACGCCGGCTACCTGCACACCCATCCGGCTGCGCATCCGCACTCGGTGCGTCGGTTCGTATCGGCGGCAACTAAACTCGCCGGGTGA
- a CDS encoding alpha/beta hydrolase, with translation MTPQEPQGQPEWQPDVLPGYWQQTIALGPDPDGEGDLVATVVRRGQPGRAEHAVLVVHGYTDYFFHTELADHFASRGIAFYAIDLHKCGRSRRPGQTPHFTTDLASYYGELRRALQLIGADTAGARVCLYGHSAGGLIATLFTDRLRRDSALGTHRVTGLILNSPFFDLHGPAALRSAPVSGTLRALARIRKLAVIRKPTEGGYGTSLHRDHGGEFDYNLDWKPLGGFPVTVGWINAIRRGQLQLHRGLDVGVPNLILRSDHTVAETTTAAGMERGDAVLDVSQIARWAGCVGNRSTVVPVTDAKHDVFLSLPAPRAVAFDELNHWLDWYLPQAVSRTTQHEQA, from the coding sequence GTGACGCCGCAGGAGCCACAGGGACAACCCGAGTGGCAGCCGGACGTGCTGCCCGGGTACTGGCAGCAGACCATCGCACTGGGTCCCGACCCCGACGGCGAAGGTGACCTGGTCGCCACCGTCGTGCGGCGCGGTCAGCCCGGCCGCGCCGAGCACGCCGTGCTGGTGGTCCACGGCTACACCGACTACTTCTTCCACACCGAGCTCGCCGATCACTTCGCCAGCCGCGGCATCGCGTTCTACGCCATCGACCTGCACAAATGCGGGCGCTCGCGGCGTCCCGGGCAGACCCCGCACTTCACCACCGATCTGGCGTCGTACTACGGCGAACTCCGTCGGGCGCTGCAGCTCATCGGCGCGGACACCGCCGGCGCGCGGGTGTGCCTGTACGGCCACTCCGCCGGCGGACTGATCGCGACGCTCTTCACCGACCGCCTGCGCCGCGACAGCGCGCTGGGGACGCACCGGGTGACGGGCCTGATCCTCAACAGCCCGTTCTTCGATCTGCACGGGCCGGCCGCACTGCGTTCGGCGCCGGTGTCCGGCACGCTGCGGGCCCTGGCTCGCATCCGCAAACTGGCGGTGATCCGCAAGCCCACCGAGGGCGGCTACGGCACAAGCCTGCACCGCGACCACGGCGGCGAGTTCGACTACAACCTCGACTGGAAACCGTTGGGCGGCTTCCCGGTCACCGTCGGCTGGATCAACGCCATCCGCCGGGGACAACTGCAGCTGCATCGCGGCCTCGACGTCGGGGTGCCGAACCTGATCCTGCGGTCGGACCACACCGTCGCCGAGACCACCACGGCGGCCGGGATGGAGCGCGGCGACGCCGTGCTGGACGTCAGCCAGATCGCCCGGTGGGCGGGCTGTGTCGGCAACCGCAGCACCGTCGTCCCGGTCACCGACGCCAAACACGACGTCTTCCTGTCACTGCCGGCGCCACGTGCCGTCGCGTTCGACGAGCTGAACCACTGGCTGGATTGGTATCTCCCCCAAGCGGTCTCCCGCACCACCCAACACGAACAGGCCTGA
- a CDS encoding GNAT family N-acetyltransferase gives MSVAPRRSWAKDLDAATLYELLKLRVEVFVVEQACPYPELDGRDLLAETRHFWLESPDGQVISTLRLMEEHPGGEKVFRIGRVCTKRSDRGQGHTLRLMQAALAEVGTYPCRIDAQTYLEDMYARHGFVRDGEEFLEDGIPHVPMIRPGLGAGQQ, from the coding sequence ATGAGCGTCGCGCCGAGGCGCAGCTGGGCCAAGGATCTCGATGCCGCAACACTTTACGAGCTGCTGAAGTTGCGGGTCGAGGTCTTCGTGGTCGAGCAGGCGTGCCCGTACCCCGAACTCGACGGTCGCGACCTGTTGGCGGAGACCCGGCACTTCTGGCTGGAAAGCCCTGACGGACAAGTCATCTCGACGCTGCGGCTGATGGAGGAACATCCCGGCGGGGAGAAGGTGTTCCGCATCGGGCGGGTGTGCACCAAACGTAGCGACCGCGGGCAGGGCCACACCCTCCGGTTGATGCAGGCGGCCCTGGCCGAGGTGGGCACCTACCCCTGCCGGATCGACGCCCAGACCTATCTCGAGGACATGTACGCCCGCCACGGATTCGTCCGCGACGGTGAGGAATTTCTGGAGGACGGCATACCGCATGTGCCGATGATCAGACCGGGTCTGGGAGCGGGGCAGCAGTAG
- the mtr gene encoding mycothione reductase, with product MEHYDLTIIGTGSGNSVLDERYDGLKVAICEQGKFGGTCLNVGCIPTKMFVYAADVAQTIRHSATFGVDSHIDGVRWPDIVERVFGRIDPIAAGGEDYRRGLPNITVYGSHTRFGPTLPDGTYTLRTADGDEFSSDRVVIAAGSRSWIPPTIAGSGVPYFTSDDIMRIPALPEHLVIIGGGFISVEFAHVFSALGSKVTIVLRGDRLLRRCDEEICRRFSAVVGKKWDLRTQENVVSAQRDGDGVVLEFDDGETLRADALLVATGRVPNGDLLDVQLAGVSLDDDGYVVVDEFQRTTARGIFALGDVSSHHQLKHVANHEARTVKENLLRDWDGELVASDHRFVPAAVFTDPQVAMVGMNEAEARAAGFDVVVKVQDYGDTAYGWAMEDTTGIVKLIGERGTGRILGAHLMGYQASSLIQPLIQAMSFGQTAQDVARGQYWIHPALPEVIENALLGLI from the coding sequence ATGGAGCACTACGACCTGACCATCATCGGAACCGGCTCGGGCAACAGCGTGCTCGACGAGCGGTACGACGGCCTGAAGGTCGCCATCTGCGAGCAGGGCAAGTTCGGGGGCACCTGCCTGAACGTCGGCTGCATCCCCACCAAGATGTTCGTCTACGCCGCCGACGTGGCCCAGACCATCCGGCACAGCGCCACCTTCGGCGTCGACTCGCACATCGACGGGGTGCGCTGGCCGGACATCGTCGAGCGCGTCTTCGGCCGCATCGACCCGATCGCGGCCGGTGGCGAGGACTACCGCCGCGGCCTGCCGAACATCACGGTCTACGGCAGCCACACCCGCTTCGGGCCGACGCTGCCCGACGGCACCTACACATTGCGGACCGCCGACGGCGACGAATTCAGCTCCGACCGGGTGGTCATCGCCGCGGGCTCTCGCAGCTGGATTCCCCCGACCATCGCCGGCTCCGGCGTCCCCTACTTCACCAGCGACGACATCATGCGCATCCCGGCGCTGCCCGAGCATCTGGTGATCATCGGCGGCGGCTTCATCTCGGTGGAGTTCGCGCATGTGTTCTCGGCACTCGGATCGAAGGTGACGATCGTCCTGCGTGGCGATCGGCTGCTCCGCCGCTGCGACGAGGAGATCTGCCGGCGGTTCAGCGCCGTGGTGGGCAAGAAATGGGACCTGCGCACGCAGGAGAACGTCGTCAGCGCACAGCGCGACGGTGACGGCGTCGTGCTCGAGTTCGACGACGGCGAGACCCTGCGCGCCGACGCCCTGCTGGTCGCGACGGGCCGGGTGCCCAACGGCGACCTGCTCGACGTGCAGCTGGCCGGGGTGAGCCTCGACGACGACGGCTACGTCGTCGTCGACGAGTTCCAACGCACCACGGCGCGTGGGATTTTCGCGCTGGGTGACGTGTCGTCGCACCACCAGCTCAAGCACGTGGCCAATCACGAGGCGCGGACGGTGAAGGAGAACCTACTGCGCGACTGGGACGGCGAGCTGGTGGCCAGCGACCACCGGTTCGTGCCCGCCGCGGTGTTCACCGATCCGCAGGTCGCGATGGTCGGCATGAACGAAGCCGAGGCGCGGGCAGCCGGTTTCGACGTCGTGGTCAAGGTGCAGGACTACGGCGACACCGCGTACGGCTGGGCCATGGAGGACACGACGGGCATCGTCAAACTGATCGGCGAGCGCGGCACCGGCCGGATTCTGGGCGCGCACCTGATGGGTTATCAGGCGTCGTCACTGATTCAGCCGCTGATTCAGGCGATGTCATTCGGGCAGACGGCACAGGACGTCGCCCGCGGTCAGTACTGGATTCACCCGGCGCTTCCCGAGGTGATCGAAAACGCGCTGCTGGGCTTGATCTAG